A single Fodinibius saliphilus DNA region contains:
- the cysS gene encoding cysteine--tRNA ligase — protein sequence MDTLHIYNTLSREKEKFEPIKEGFVGIYVCGPTVYGDPHLGHAKSYVSFDVVIRYLRYLDYQVRYVQNITDVGHLTDDADQGEDKLEKQAAIEQLEPMEIAEKYTYNYFRDMDALGVQRPDISPRATGHIIEQIQMVEKLIDNGHAYETDGNVYFDVSSDEEYGKLSGRDIEEQESGSRIETANDKRSPEDFALWKKADDGHIMKWPSPWGMGYPGWHVECSAMSTKYLGEHFDIHGGGMDNQFPHHECEIAQSEGAHNKPFANYWMHNNMVTLEGQKMGKSLGNAISLHQFFSGDHELLSRAWDPQIIRFFLLQSHYRSTTDFSEDALSGAENGLRSLQEMVQTIDQAKLEDAGDSSYDLESLRTLLESKLNDDFNTAQAIAVLFEELKTIRKDINSGNIPANIEEISQFLHTFVDGVLGLWPKKEQVSTTDDKTEQLIELLIDFRNEARHKKNFELSDAIRDRLEKMGIKLMDGPEGTDFKIKK from the coding sequence ATGGATACACTACATATATATAATACGCTTAGTCGTGAAAAGGAAAAGTTTGAACCTATCAAAGAGGGCTTTGTCGGTATTTACGTGTGCGGCCCAACAGTCTACGGCGACCCCCACTTGGGACACGCTAAAAGTTATGTCTCTTTTGATGTAGTAATCCGCTACTTGCGTTATCTCGACTACCAAGTGCGTTATGTACAAAATATTACGGATGTGGGGCATCTCACTGATGATGCTGACCAGGGCGAAGACAAACTCGAGAAACAAGCTGCTATTGAGCAACTTGAACCTATGGAAATTGCCGAAAAGTACACCTACAACTATTTCCGGGATATGGATGCGTTAGGTGTACAGCGCCCTGACATTTCTCCTCGCGCAACCGGACATATCATTGAGCAGATCCAGATGGTCGAAAAGCTAATCGATAATGGACATGCTTATGAAACCGATGGGAACGTATACTTTGACGTTTCTTCTGATGAAGAGTATGGAAAACTTAGTGGCCGCGATATTGAGGAACAGGAAAGTGGAAGCCGTATTGAAACGGCCAATGACAAACGATCACCTGAAGATTTTGCACTCTGGAAAAAAGCCGATGACGGACATATTATGAAGTGGCCTTCCCCATGGGGAATGGGCTATCCCGGCTGGCACGTAGAATGTTCGGCAATGTCAACAAAATACCTGGGTGAACATTTTGATATCCACGGTGGCGGCATGGACAATCAATTCCCCCACCACGAATGCGAAATTGCCCAAAGCGAGGGAGCCCATAACAAACCTTTTGCAAACTATTGGATGCACAACAATATGGTAACGCTTGAGGGGCAAAAGATGGGCAAATCGCTGGGTAATGCAATTTCGCTGCATCAATTTTTCTCAGGTGACCACGAGCTTCTTTCTCGCGCATGGGATCCACAAATTATTCGGTTCTTTTTGCTTCAAAGCCATTACCGCAGTACTACCGATTTTTCTGAAGATGCACTTTCAGGTGCTGAAAATGGGCTGCGCAGTCTACAAGAGATGGTTCAAACTATTGATCAAGCAAAGCTAGAAGATGCTGGAGATTCCTCTTATGACCTTGAGTCATTGCGAACGTTGCTGGAAAGCAAGTTAAATGATGACTTCAATACCGCACAAGCTATTGCCGTACTTTTTGAAGAATTGAAAACAATTCGCAAGGATATCAACAGTGGTAATATTCCCGCTAATATCGAGGAGATCAGTCAATTCCTGCATACTTTTGTAGACGGAGTTCTGGGTTTATGGCCAAAAAAAGAACAAGTTTCTACAACAGATGATAAGACAGAACAACTTATTGAATTACTTATCGATTTCCGTAATGAGGCACGCCATAAGAAAAACTTCGAACTTTCAGATGCGATCCGTGACCGTTTGGAGAAAATGGGTATTAAGCTAATGGATGGCCCGGAGGGTACCGACTTTAAGATCAAAAAATAG